DNA from Mycobacterium bourgelatii:
GATTGGGGGTCCCCCCGATGCAGGATGATGAAGCGCGCCGCGGTTCCGTCGGGGGACAGGAAAGAGTTCATAGCGCGCTGAAAGTCCTTGTTCTTGAACACTTCCGGCGGCAGGTAGAACGAGTCGTCGTTCTTGGCGGCGTCGAACGCCTTGCCCATGGCGTTCGCGTTCTCGCTCATCTCGTCCATTTGGTCGTAGATGCCGGACATGGTGCTGTGCATCGTCAGCATCATGGTCTGCATGTTTTCCATCGAGTCGATCATCGGCGGGAACGTCGCGAGCATCTCCGGCATCAGCCGGTCCAGGTTCTTGATGTCGCCGACCAGGGTGTTCAGCTTCTCGTCGACCTGATCCAGGCCATCCAGCGCATCAAAGATCGATCTGATCGACCAGCAGATCGGTATGTCGAAACAGTGCCTCTCCCAATAGAAATAGGCGCGAATCGGGCGCCATTGGTCGTCGAAATTGGCGATGTTGTCGCGCAGTTCGTTGGTGATCGCCTGCATCTCTTCGGTGTCGACGGTCATGCGGTGGGTGTTGTCGGCGAGTTGAGTCATCAAGCCGTACATCCGCTTCATGAGGATGATCGTCTTGCCCATCTCGTCTGCCTGCTTGAGCATGTCGTTCATCCGGTCGCGCTGGTACTTCATCGTCTGCACCTGGCCGGCGTTTTGCATGCTGATCTGGAACGGTATGGACGTGTGGTCCATGGCCATGCCGTCGGGCCGGGTGATCGCCTGCACCCGGGAGATGCCGGGCACCCGGAAGATGCCCTTGGCCAGCCTGTCCAAGATCAGGAAGTCGGCCGGGTTTCGCATGTCGTGGTCGGACTTGATCATCAAGATCTCGGGCTTCATCCGAGCCTGGGAGAAGTGCCGATCCGCGGCCGCAAACCCTTCGTTGGCGGGGATGCCGGTGGGCAGGTATTCGCGGTCGTTGTAGTTGACCTGGTATCCGGGCAGGGCGAGCAGGCCGACGAGCGCTACGGCGAGGGTGCACGCCAGCACCGGCACCGGCCAGCGAACCACCACCGTGCCGACGCGTCGCCAGCCCCGGACCTTGAGCAGGCGCTTGGGATCGAAAAGCCCGAACCGGCTGCCGACCACCAGAACCGCCGGCCCCAGCGTCAGTGCAACCAGCACCGCGACGGTCATGCCCAGCGCACACGGGATACCCAAGGTCTCGAAGTAGGGCATCCGGGCGAACTTGAGACAGAACGTCGCGCCGGCGATGGTCAACCCGGAGCCCAGGATGACGTGCGCGGTTCCCCGGTACATGGTGTAGAAGGCCGATTCGCGATCTTCGCCGGCCTGCCGGGCCTCCTGGTAGCGCCCGAAGATGAATATCCCGTAGTCGGTTCCGGCCGCGATCGCCAGCGAGGTGAGCAGGCTGACCGCAAAAGTGGAGAGCCCGAAAACCCCGAGATGACCCAACAGCGCGACGACCCCGCGCGCCGCGGTCAATTCGAAGCCGACGGTGAGCAGCAGCACGACAACGGTGATGACCGACCGGTAGACCGCCATCAACATCAGGAAGATCACGACGACCGTCGTTGCGGTGATCTTGATCATCGACTTGTCGCCGCTGTTGTGCATGTCTGAACTGAGCGCGGCCAGTCCGGTGACGTAAGTCTTGAGACCGGGCGGCGCCTGCGTCTCGGCGACGATCTTGCGGACCGCTTCGACGGATTCGTTGGCCAGCGGCTCGCCTTGGTTACCGGCAAGATTCAACTGGACGTAGACGGCTTTGCCGTCGTTGCTTTGGGCACCTGCGGCGGTGAGTGGGTCCCCCCAGAAATCCTGGACGCTCTGTACGTGCTTGGTGTCGGCCCGCAGCTTGCGAACCAGAGTGTCGTAATACTTGTGCGCCGCGTCGCCCAGCGGTTCCTTGCTCTCCAAAATGAGCATCGCCGTGCTGTCGGTGTTTCCTTCCCGGAACTCCTCACCGATGGTCTTTATCGCCTCGAAGGACGGCGCATCGGAGGGGCTCAGCGAGACGGAACGTTCCTGTCCGACGACCTCGAGGGATGGCACGAAAACACTCAGTGCAACGCAGACCGCGAGCCAACCCAGAATGATCGGCACCGCAAGCGCGTGGATGATCCTCGCGATGAGGGGTCTTTCGGTGTGGGTGCGCGTGTCGGGGTCGTTCGCGTAATGGACGGTCACGCGGATTTCACCAGACAGTACGTATAAGCGTTGGTCTGGTTGGAAATTCGCTCGGCCTTGACGACCCCATCCACGATGATCCGGCAGCCGATGCTGTTGCTATTGCCTTGCGCGACAATGTTTCCCATCACAGCCGCCAAGTTCGTCGTCACGTGCAGCGACCAAGGCAGCACGGCATCCTCGATTTGGACCGGGTCGGAGTTCACATCGAAGTAGCTGATGTCGGCCACCGTGCCGGGCGGGCCGAAGACTTCGTAGGTCAGCTCTTTGGGATTGAAGGGCTTCGCGCCTTCAAGGTTGCTGTCGGCGTACGACGGGCGCTGCTCCGAACCGAAGAAGCCACGGACCCGGTTCACAGTGAACCCCCCGACGATTACTACCGCCAGGATCACCAGTGGGATCCACGTCCGCGACAGCACCTTGAATAACACAAGCTCCCTACCGGTTCGCGTTGCTAGGCCCTTTTAGGGGCGGACGATACCCGCCCTTCAGTTGCCCTCATGGGCCATGTCCATCTTCAGATCGCCGGGCTGCGCTGAACCGTTACCCGAGGGTCGCCCTGGGTCGCGTAAAGCCGTCTACGCCGTCCTAGCACAGCCAAGGCTTGCCTAAGTAAATCATGGCGATAGGCGGGGT
Protein-coding regions in this window:
- a CDS encoding MMPL/RND family transporter, coding for MTVHYANDPDTRTHTERPLIARIIHALAVPIILGWLAVCVALSVFVPSLEVVGQERSVSLSPSDAPSFEAIKTIGEEFREGNTDSTAMLILESKEPLGDAAHKYYDTLVRKLRADTKHVQSVQDFWGDPLTAAGAQSNDGKAVYVQLNLAGNQGEPLANESVEAVRKIVAETQAPPGLKTYVTGLAALSSDMHNSGDKSMIKITATTVVVIFLMLMAVYRSVITVVVLLLTVGFELTAARGVVALLGHLGVFGLSTFAVSLLTSLAIAAGTDYGIFIFGRYQEARQAGEDRESAFYTMYRGTAHVILGSGLTIAGATFCLKFARMPYFETLGIPCALGMTVAVLVALTLGPAVLVVGSRFGLFDPKRLLKVRGWRRVGTVVVRWPVPVLACTLAVALVGLLALPGYQVNYNDREYLPTGIPANEGFAAADRHFSQARMKPEILMIKSDHDMRNPADFLILDRLAKGIFRVPGISRVQAITRPDGMAMDHTSIPFQISMQNAGQVQTMKYQRDRMNDMLKQADEMGKTIILMKRMYGLMTQLADNTHRMTVDTEEMQAITNELRDNIANFDDQWRPIRAYFYWERHCFDIPICWSIRSIFDALDGLDQVDEKLNTLVGDIKNLDRLMPEMLATFPPMIDSMENMQTMMLTMHSTMSGIYDQMDEMSENANAMGKAFDAAKNDDSFYLPPEVFKNKDFQRAMNSFLSPDGTAARFIILHRGDPQSAEGIASIDAIRTAAEESLKGTPLEAAEIYVGGTAAVFKDISDGANWDLLIAGISSLCLIFIIMLILTRAFVAAAVIVGTVALSLGASFGLSVLLWQHILAIPLHYMVLAMSVIVLLAVGSDYNLLLVSRFKEEIHAGLNTGIIRAMGGTGKVVTNAGLVFAFTMASMIVSDLRVIGQVGTTIGLGLLFDTLIVRAFMTPAIAALLGRWFWWPMRVRSRPARNPVLPRQDQSADRTLAFSQDR
- a CDS encoding MmpS family protein translates to MLSRTWIPLVILAVVIVGGFTVNRVRGFFGSEQRPSYADSNLEGAKPFNPKELTYEVFGPPGTVADISYFDVNSDPVQIEDAVLPWSLHVTTNLAAVMGNIVAQGNSNSIGCRIIVDGVVKAERISNQTNAYTYCLVKSA